From a single Deltaproteobacteria bacterium genomic region:
- a CDS encoding zinc-ribbon domain-containing protein, protein MKIVCPHCSKAYRLQKERLPKKRHFAIPCPNCKEPISVDLNFLDGEGSIEAASVSSKGEEVTGEALKALILKSVRDLPPMPQTILKAQEIMRDANYSFEALSKVLETDQALAAKVLKMANSPFYGLMGKVSSLQHASVVLGQKTLEELITMAGASDLLGGRLEGYELDSGDLWVHSMGVAFASKLIAIRKQPALENDAFAAGLIHDAGKLALDPYILERKQAFKAVTEDSGESFTVAEKRILGFDHAELALELCKHWNVPEPLRIAIGCHHNPESSDGNILAYIVHLADAVAMMSGMGAGLDGMQYSLSEQALDTLGFTEDEINEIMAEAVQSVQGLTEETQ, encoded by the coding sequence ATGAAAATCGTATGCCCCCATTGCAGTAAGGCTTACAGGCTCCAGAAAGAGCGCCTACCCAAGAAACGGCACTTTGCTATACCATGCCCCAATTGCAAAGAGCCGATATCAGTCGACCTGAATTTCCTGGATGGGGAGGGTTCTATTGAAGCCGCATCCGTTTCCTCCAAGGGAGAAGAGGTAACCGGTGAGGCCTTGAAGGCCTTGATTCTGAAAAGTGTCAGGGATCTCCCCCCTATGCCCCAGACGATACTGAAGGCCCAGGAGATTATGAGGGATGCTAATTACAGTTTCGAGGCCCTTTCGAAGGTCCTTGAAACAGACCAGGCCCTGGCGGCGAAGGTACTCAAGATGGCCAATTCACCCTTTTATGGCCTCATGGGAAAGGTTTCATCCCTCCAACATGCCTCGGTTGTGCTGGGCCAAAAGACCTTGGAAGAACTTATCACCATGGCCGGGGCATCGGATCTTCTTGGGGGCAGGCTTGAGGGCTATGAGCTGGATTCCGGCGACCTGTGGGTTCACAGTATGGGAGTCGCATTTGCTTCCAAGCTTATTGCAATTAGAAAACAGCCCGCCCTGGAAAACGATGCCTTTGCAGCAGGCTTGATCCATGACGCGGGAAAACTCGCCCTGGATCCTTATATCCTGGAACGGAAACAGGCGTTCAAAGCAGTCACCGAGGATAGTGGCGAGAGTTTCACTGTGGCGGAGAAAAGGATCCTGGGTTTCGATCACGCTGAGCTCGCACTGGAACTATGTAAGCATTGGAATGTCCCGGAACCGTTGCGTATCGCTATAGGATGCCACCACAATCCGGAGTCGTCCGATGGCAACATCTTGGCCTATATTGTCCATCTGGCCGATGCCGTGGCTATGATGAGTGGAATGGGGGCTGGGCTGGACGGGATGCAGTATTCATTGAGCGAACAGGCCCTTGATACTCTCGGTTTTACCGAAGATGAAATCAACGAAATCATGGCCGAGGCGGTTCAATCGGTGCAGGGCCTTACTGAGGAGACGCAATGA
- a CDS encoding ketoacyl-ACP synthase III → MPKSRISGIGSSVPKKIISNKDLEKIVDTSDEWITRRTGIRERRIACPEENESTWELATRASIKAMDMAGVKPDDLEMIIMGTVTPDRQLPAASCMVQTALKARNAAAFDVSAGCSGFLYALSMADNAIRAGTCKNVLVIGAERLSSIVNWEDRNTCVLLADGAGAVVITPSSNGKGVLTSQLKSDGKYWDLLYASYGNHNHVPDILGDVKSKPFFLKMEGNRLYKKAISCMAAVTRDALAETGLACQDIDVVIPHQANIRIMRGLAKSLGIPMEKVYSNIHRYGNTSSATIPIAMDEAYQEGFLKRGQNVLLVSFGAGLTWGASILKWDL, encoded by the coding sequence ATGCCGAAGTCGCGCATCAGCGGGATAGGCTCTTCTGTCCCGAAGAAAATAATTTCCAACAAGGATCTTGAAAAGATAGTCGATACTTCTGATGAATGGATCACCCGGCGTACCGGAATTCGGGAACGTCGGATCGCATGCCCGGAAGAAAACGAAAGTACATGGGAACTCGCCACACGCGCCTCCATCAAGGCGATGGATATGGCCGGAGTGAAACCAGATGATCTGGAGATGATCATCATGGGCACGGTCACTCCTGATCGGCAGTTACCCGCGGCATCCTGTATGGTCCAGACTGCTTTGAAAGCCCGGAACGCGGCCGCATTCGATGTGTCCGCGGGCTGCTCGGGTTTTCTCTATGCCCTTAGCATGGCGGATAACGCCATTCGTGCCGGTACCTGTAAAAACGTCCTGGTGATCGGTGCCGAGCGACTTTCAAGCATTGTGAACTGGGAGGACAGAAACACTTGTGTGCTCCTGGCGGATGGGGCCGGAGCCGTGGTGATCACCCCCTCCTCGAACGGTAAGGGTGTGCTCACATCCCAGTTGAAATCCGACGGCAAGTACTGGGACCTTCTTTATGCCTCTTACGGGAATCACAACCACGTTCCGGATATTCTGGGCGATGTCAAAAGTAAACCGTTCTTCCTGAAGATGGAGGGGAATCGGCTTTACAAGAAGGCCATTTCCTGCATGGCCGCAGTAACCCGGGATGCGCTCGCCGAGACAGGGCTGGCGTGCCAGGATATCGACGTTGTTATTCCTCACCAGGCCAATATTCGGATTATGCGTGGATTGGCGAAGTCCCTCGGGATCCCTATGGAAAAGGTATATTCCAACATTCACCGTTACGGGAACACTTCATCGGCCACTATTCCCATTGCCATGGACGAGGCCTATCAGGAAGGTTTTTTGAAGCGCGGACAGAATGTATTGCTGGTAAGTTTTGGTGCGGGATTGACCTGGGGGGCTTCCATCCTGAAGTGGGATCTATGA
- a CDS encoding B12-binding domain-containing radical SAM protein: METPLILLMEPLSKNIGMYVPAYPLPLVEIASYVKRLYPESRIRILSLPVDYGLPLTREGKELIYDEVLRDLDGLNPACIGISCTAIAQAQEVIDLCDRIKEADPDAFLFVGGYFPTLYYEEMLSRTSSIDLVVRGEGEIPLAGIVKAFERGRDPRKDDIPNLVWKEEGKLLFSKDLVRFDPKKKPPLDPSPLKSLSDYDLLPYAFSRGCTFRCTFCMESYMRPGWREVPEKVVKEDLAMLSRESRARMILVSDALFKSIDLLPFVQSLGMKVNFETRGDIMDPSAFPKIAGACGSLAIGLESASFDTLKWMNKVRNREHYEHYINNTRAIFRQAAEHEIPIMVFMIAGFPGDGEEDLEETLRFAEELAEYGGPGGHVFKIGECRVYPKTRLHQLASSMSDVIFDDQGVFGDNVVRRPSRGLDFDKVLSYMQKIYQLSRITPLLQESLWTLMPFFRFPPEVFADETVPGSCFRDKGRTVLRAKMESLSEFRRIAPALAGKYEGLMSGPRSTRNLPL; this comes from the coding sequence ATGGAAACCCCATTGATACTACTGATGGAGCCCCTGTCAAAAAACATAGGAATGTATGTTCCCGCCTATCCGCTTCCTCTGGTGGAGATAGCAAGTTACGTGAAAAGGCTTTATCCGGAATCCCGGATCCGGATCCTGTCTTTGCCTGTTGATTATGGCCTGCCACTTACACGAGAGGGCAAGGAACTCATATATGACGAAGTCCTCCGGGACCTGGACGGTTTAAATCCCGCATGTATCGGGATTTCCTGCACTGCCATCGCCCAGGCCCAAGAGGTTATCGACCTGTGCGATCGTATCAAGGAGGCGGACCCCGACGCCTTCTTGTTTGTGGGTGGGTACTTCCCCACTCTTTACTACGAAGAAATGCTATCCAGGACATCGTCTATCGATCTCGTTGTTCGCGGCGAGGGAGAGATTCCTCTGGCCGGTATCGTGAAAGCCTTTGAAAGGGGGCGGGACCCACGAAAGGATGATATCCCCAACCTGGTCTGGAAAGAGGAGGGGAAACTTCTTTTCAGCAAAGACCTGGTACGCTTTGACCCCAAAAAAAAGCCCCCTCTGGACCCGAGCCCCCTGAAGTCTCTCTCGGACTATGATCTCCTGCCCTATGCCTTCAGCAGGGGGTGTACCTTTCGATGTACTTTCTGCATGGAGTCTTACATGAGACCAGGTTGGAGGGAGGTTCCGGAAAAGGTCGTGAAGGAAGACCTCGCCATGCTTTCCAGGGAGAGCCGCGCCCGGATGATACTGGTCAGTGACGCCCTTTTCAAGTCAATCGATCTTCTTCCCTTTGTTCAGTCCTTGGGAATGAAGGTCAACTTCGAGACGAGGGGCGATATAATGGACCCCTCGGCTTTTCCCAAGATCGCGGGGGCCTGCGGCTCGCTGGCCATCGGTTTGGAATCCGCGAGTTTCGATACACTGAAGTGGATGAACAAGGTCCGGAACCGGGAGCATTACGAGCATTACATTAATAATACCCGTGCCATCTTCAGACAGGCCGCTGAACATGAAATTCCGATCATGGTTTTCATGATCGCCGGATTTCCAGGGGACGGGGAAGAAGACCTGGAGGAGACCCTTCGTTTTGCTGAAGAACTCGCTGAATATGGCGGACCGGGAGGACACGTTTTCAAGATAGGTGAATGCAGGGTCTATCCCAAGACCAGGCTCCACCAATTGGCATCGTCAATGTCCGATGTGATCTTTGACGATCAAGGGGTTTTCGGGGATAATGTTGTAAGGCGACCTTCCAGAGGTCTGGATTTCGACAAGGTGCTTTCCTATATGCAGAAGATTTATCAGTTGTCCAGGATAACCCCCCTGCTTCAGGAAAGTCTGTGGACCTTGATGCCCTTTTTCAGATTTCCACCCGAGGTCTTTGCTGATGAAACGGTGCCGGGATCCTGTTTTCGTGACAAGGGTAGAACGGTCCTTCGGGCCAAGATGGAAAGCCTTTCGGAGTTTCGCCGCATTGCTCCAGCACTCGCCGGCAAGTATGAGGGATTGATGTCTGGGCCAAGGAGCACCCGAAATTTGCCCCTCTGA
- a CDS encoding chemotaxis protein CheD: protein MPDISVKLLQYAIAQSGRLRIDHIGSGVGVILYSAAQKTGAGLHILAPKSGKLTAKSPVMYANTAIPYILDQLRGKGVNPPFSVAIAGGATLLGKGAAINSGQNVVEAVKDALKKANLGVKIEQTGGNRVRSMILDIDAGKIKIA from the coding sequence ATGCCGGATATTTCTGTAAAACTGCTTCAATATGCAATCGCCCAGTCAGGCCGACTCAGGATAGATCATATCGGTTCAGGCGTGGGAGTAATCTTATACAGTGCGGCCCAAAAAACCGGGGCCGGCCTTCACATCCTCGCTCCCAAGTCAGGGAAGCTTACGGCCAAGAGTCCGGTCATGTATGCCAATACGGCCATCCCTTACATCCTTGATCAACTCAGGGGAAAGGGCGTGAACCCTCCTTTCTCCGTTGCCATCGCCGGTGGGGCTACTCTCCTGGGCAAGGGAGCGGCGATAAATTCGGGTCAAAACGTGGTTGAGGCGGTCAAGGATGCTCTTAAGAAAGCGAACCTCGGAGTGAAGATCGAGCAGACCGGTGGGAACAGGGTGCGCAGTATGATCCTGGATATCGACGCCGGAAAGATCAAGATCGCCTAA
- a CDS encoding PAS domain S-box protein: MVADESNEANLLDRIRELEAELSRCRAETASLKEGEKTLTLLNFAPYPIAVLTREGIVKYVNPAFTETFGWTLSELEGKLIPFIPPELRKETIRNMRRLFKEKVLLSHETKRLTKDGRTLDVAIRATFFSEGKGGDSGVIAILRDITAETRNAKINEAILRISTALPEYPALEELLDFINGEVKRLIDTEGSVVVLLDEQKQELYVLGGAYDTTDSLKRAKETRFSMDQLIAGRVIKTGKPLVIDDTSLEQELHRERDRKLGYQTRNLLLVPLKGRDRIIGALCAINKKKGDFDPRDVDLMNMIAGTVALSVENARVTGELKKAYEEVKGLNRAKDKVINHLSHELKTPVAILSGTLDLLVRTLKELPGEKWKSNVDRMKRNIDRIKDIQYEAQDIMEGKTPPAYQTLSFLLSQCADELETLISKHIGPNDVIEKVREEIRKLFGPKEMPPTEIDLGDMVRERIEFLRSRFSHRELEIITHIDDTPSPVFMPRDPLQKAFDGLLRNAIENTPDEGEIEVILEHRGNGAALKIRDYGVGIPEAYHKRIFEGFFATQDTMDYSSKRPFDFNAGGKGADLLRTKIFAERFRFKIEMISDRCRFIPGPRDQCPGRISSCPHCTRREDCLSSGGTLFSLFFLQSPEEE, encoded by the coding sequence ATGGTGGCCGACGAATCAAACGAGGCGAATCTTTTAGATAGAATCCGGGAGCTTGAAGCGGAACTCTCCCGGTGTCGGGCCGAAACGGCTTCACTTAAAGAAGGGGAAAAGACTCTTACCCTCCTCAATTTCGCTCCTTATCCGATCGCGGTCCTTACGAGGGAAGGTATAGTCAAGTACGTGAATCCCGCATTTACCGAAACCTTCGGCTGGACCCTTTCAGAACTGGAAGGGAAATTGATTCCCTTCATTCCTCCCGAGTTACGGAAAGAGACCATCCGAAACATGAGGCGACTTTTTAAAGAGAAGGTTCTACTCAGCCATGAGACAAAACGCCTCACTAAAGACGGCCGTACTCTAGACGTGGCCATCCGGGCGACTTTTTTCTCTGAAGGAAAGGGGGGAGATTCCGGCGTTATTGCCATCCTAAGGGATATCACAGCGGAGACGAGGAACGCAAAGATCAACGAGGCGATCTTGAGGATCAGCACGGCCCTGCCGGAGTATCCGGCCCTTGAAGAACTTCTGGACTTCATCAATGGCGAGGTGAAAAGGTTGATCGACACAGAAGGTTCCGTTGTTGTGCTCCTTGACGAGCAAAAGCAGGAACTATACGTGCTCGGTGGTGCCTATGACACCACCGATTCATTAAAAAGGGCCAAGGAAACCCGCTTTTCCATGGATCAACTCATAGCCGGTCGGGTCATCAAAACGGGGAAGCCTCTCGTCATCGACGATACCTCCCTTGAACAGGAACTTCACAGAGAAAGAGACCGGAAGCTGGGGTACCAGACCCGGAACTTGCTTCTCGTACCCCTGAAAGGACGTGATCGCATCATCGGGGCCCTGTGCGCCATCAATAAAAAGAAAGGAGACTTTGACCCACGGGATGTCGATCTCATGAATATGATAGCAGGAACGGTGGCCCTTTCGGTGGAAAATGCACGGGTTACGGGTGAATTGAAAAAGGCCTATGAAGAGGTCAAAGGACTGAACCGGGCGAAGGATAAGGTCATCAACCACCTCTCCCATGAGTTGAAAACCCCTGTGGCCATTTTGTCGGGCACCCTGGATCTCCTGGTCCGAACCCTCAAGGAATTACCCGGAGAAAAATGGAAATCCAACGTCGATCGGATGAAACGCAACATCGACCGGATCAAGGACATTCAGTATGAGGCCCAGGACATCATGGAAGGAAAAACCCCTCCCGCTTATCAAACCCTCTCTTTCCTTCTTTCCCAATGTGCGGATGAATTGGAGACCCTCATCAGCAAACATATCGGCCCCAACGATGTAATTGAAAAAGTACGGGAAGAAATCCGGAAACTTTTTGGACCGAAGGAGATGCCTCCTACCGAAATAGATCTTGGAGACATGGTCCGGGAACGAATCGAATTCTTGAGGTCCCGCTTTTCCCACCGTGAGTTGGAAATAATCACTCATATTGATGACACGCCGTCGCCGGTATTCATGCCCAGGGACCCCCTTCAAAAAGCCTTTGACGGTCTTTTAAGAAATGCTATTGAGAACACACCGGATGAAGGAGAAATCGAGGTGATCCTTGAGCATCGCGGTAATGGTGCAGCCTTGAAGATCCGGGATTACGGGGTGGGGATTCCAGAAGCTTATCACAAAAGAATTTTCGAGGGCTTCTTCGCGACACAGGATACCATGGACTACTCTTCGAAGAGACCGTTCGATTTCAACGCCGGGGGGAAAGGGGCGGATCTTCTGAGAACAAAAATTTTCGCCGAAAGGTTCCGCTTCAAAATAGAGATGATATCCGACCGATGCCGCTTCATTCCGGGACCGAGGGATCAATGCCCGGGCAGGATCTCCTCGTGTCCCCATTGCACCCGGCGGGAAGACTGCCTGAGTTCCGGCGGCACCCTCTTCTCCCTTTTCTTCCTCCAATCACCTGAAGAAGAATAG
- a CDS encoding ABC transporter permease, whose product IDNPGKFIRYTKMYTIDGILNGRLDITLDALNHLILPVITSVLVLVAMVVRVMRSTMIEEITKEYVITALAKGADYRTVYYKHARKNAMIPVVTISGLIVAFLLQGNIEVEVIFNRQGLGWWIANSAIQLDLPALMGMIILIAVFFVIINLVVDIICAKIDPRIRLD is encoded by the coding sequence TATAGATAATCCGGGCAAATTTATCCGTTACACCAAAATGTATACAATTGACGGGATACTGAACGGACGCCTGGATATTACACTCGATGCCCTGAACCACTTGATCCTCCCCGTCATAACGTCCGTACTGGTACTGGTGGCCATGGTTGTCCGGGTCATGCGATCCACCATGATAGAAGAAATCACTAAGGAGTATGTAATTACTGCCCTGGCGAAGGGTGCGGATTATCGAACCGTTTACTACAAACACGCCCGCAAGAATGCCATGATACCGGTAGTCACCATTTCCGGTTTGATTGTTGCATTTTTACTTCAGGGAAATATAGAAGTAGAAGTAATATTCAACAGGCAAGGCCTGGGGTGGTGGATAGCCAACTCCGCCATTCAGTTGGACTTGCCCGCCTTGATGGGGATGATAATCCTTATAGCAGTATTTTTTGTGATAATAAATTTGGTCGTCGATATTATATGTGCGAAGATCGACCCGCGGATACGATTGGACTAG
- a CDS encoding ABC transporter permease — translation MTDPKIKEKMEANYPRLKEFKFLMRRIFRNPSAVFGSILLLLFIAVAVGAPYLAKPEYKDNPYKIPHHGFSMTPKPPSKKNIFGTTSGQYDIYYGVVWGTRTMFKVVGVVIICSLIIGIIIGTLAGYFGGIVDEILMRITDVFFTIPGLVLALAIVVAFGRGIDKIMIALIIVRWRNYARVMRSGILTLRELDYVQAAKVMGVSNVKIMIRHIIPNAIYPVMALAFLDIGNIVLAAAFFAFLGLGEAQNFADWGQMVALARNYIVGPPSDPLRYWYTVVFPGASIVLFVLGFNMIGDALRDALDPKMRRR, via the coding sequence ATGACTGATCCCAAAATAAAAGAAAAAATGGAAGCAAACTATCCCCGGCTAAAGGAATTTAAATTTCTGATGCGCCGGATTTTCAGAAATCCGTCGGCAGTGTTTGGGAGCATTTTGCTTCTCCTGTTTATTGCGGTAGCGGTCGGCGCTCCGTATCTGGCCAAGCCGGAATACAAAGACAATCCGTATAAAATACCTCATCACGGATTTTCGATGACCCCAAAACCACCGAGCAAGAAAAATATTTTCGGAACAACCTCCGGGCAATATGACATTTATTACGGCGTGGTCTGGGGAACCCGCACAATGTTCAAGGTGGTGGGAGTGGTCATCATATGCAGTTTGATTATCGGAATTATTATCGGGACCCTTGCCGGATATTTTGGAGGGATTGTAGATGAGATACTGATGAGGATTACAGATGTATTTTTCACCATTCCCGGTCTGGTGCTTGCCTTGGCAATTGTTGTGGCATTTGGCCGGGGAATCGATAAGATCATGATCGCATTGATCATCGTACGATGGCGGAATTATGCCCGTGTCATGCGTTCCGGCATATTAACATTAAGAGAACTCGATTATGTTCAAGCCGCTAAGGTCATGGGTGTATCGAATGTTAAAATTATGATCCGTCATATCATACCCAATGCCATATATCCTGTTATGGCGCTGGCTTTTCTGGATATTGGGAACATTGTCCTGGCAGCTGCCTTTTTTGCATTTCTTGGACTGGGAGAAGCACAGAATTTTGCGGATTGGGGTCAGATGGTGGCGCTGGCGCGAAATTACATTGTCGGTCCTCCGAGTGATCCTCTCAGATACTGGTATACCGTCGTATTCCCAGGCGCGAGTATCGTCTTGTTTGTATTGGGATTTAACATGATCGGTGATGCGTTGCGGGATGCTTTGGATCCAAAGATGCGCCGGCGGTAA
- a CDS encoding GAF domain-containing protein, which produces MEKELNCINSKAIFDYVRAHNKGDVSGLLGDLDPEIDDLPDPEAFLTDPNNWISCTVGAKLYERARRILKDERAAFKIAKFAVETTTLGYTQGIIVKTFWSTKKGLKNLRKINEKWNRNKRIELVHLKKREAVIRLHWYPEMGSTKDFCLMNQGSYRYMPRVWGARPLNLEETCCFFEGGPYCEYRLTWSARNRFHEILSRFFTTKSVLMDTIKEMEEDKKVIEEKYEEVNRLNLELNQKIKQLTAIQETGKAILSILDLEELLEVIMNILSNVCKINRAIIMLVNPKERCLEYLYGAGFEGEVPEAIKNYKVPLDRLSNTLARVASVGRSEYIPEVRNSRLRKGNILLTYGNPESVYVVPLITRSRVIGVIATDAVEKGGVPEATRETLEIFAPQIAIAIENAKLYRRLSKQMEELRRSHALLSRAEKFSFLGNLSARLAHEIKNPMTAIGTFIQMLPHKYDDEEFRNNFYNIALEETARVNNLITELLDLVKTHEPHFQLEDLHDLINRMILLVSPQSNAKKIKVSTFFDPEVGRIWMDSEKMKQVILNLLSNAVEFTPEGGKIDVTTLKTRDGRSSEIVRIEIRDTGIGIPPENLEKVFDPYFTTKHKSSIHNGTGLGLFIAHKNMEDHKGSIEVDSKVNEGTVFTLSLPQNPSMSSSTLPPGRNHEAGFCKDL; this is translated from the coding sequence ATGGAGAAAGAACTCAATTGCATCAATTCAAAGGCCATCTTCGATTATGTAAGGGCCCATAACAAGGGGGATGTCTCTGGCTTGTTGGGTGACCTCGATCCTGAAATCGACGATCTACCTGATCCTGAAGCCTTCTTGACCGATCCGAACAACTGGATTTCCTGCACAGTGGGGGCCAAGCTATATGAACGGGCCCGACGGATCCTGAAGGATGAGAGGGCGGCATTCAAAATAGCAAAGTTCGCTGTTGAGACGACCACCCTGGGTTATACCCAGGGAATCATCGTCAAGACCTTCTGGTCGACGAAAAAAGGCCTCAAAAATCTGAGAAAGATCAACGAGAAGTGGAACAGGAATAAACGAATCGAACTCGTTCACTTGAAGAAGCGGGAGGCCGTGATCAGGCTCCACTGGTATCCAGAGATGGGTTCGACAAAGGATTTTTGCCTGATGAATCAAGGATCTTACAGGTATATGCCACGGGTCTGGGGCGCGAGACCCCTGAATCTCGAAGAGACCTGCTGCTTCTTTGAGGGCGGCCCATATTGCGAATATCGTCTTACGTGGTCGGCGAGAAATCGGTTTCATGAAATCCTCTCCAGGTTTTTCACCACCAAGTCCGTCCTCATGGATACCATCAAGGAGATGGAAGAGGACAAGAAGGTTATTGAGGAGAAGTATGAGGAGGTCAATCGCCTCAATCTCGAGCTGAATCAAAAGATCAAGCAGCTCACCGCCATCCAGGAGACCGGTAAGGCCATCCTTTCGATCCTGGACCTGGAAGAGCTTCTTGAGGTGATCATGAACATCCTCTCAAATGTCTGTAAAATCAACCGGGCCATCATAATGCTTGTGAATCCCAAAGAGAGGTGCCTCGAGTATCTATATGGGGCGGGCTTTGAGGGGGAGGTGCCTGAAGCGATCAAGAATTACAAGGTTCCTTTGGACAGGCTTAGTAATACCCTGGCAAGGGTCGCCAGTGTCGGAAGGTCGGAATATATTCCGGAAGTGCGGAATTCGCGCCTGAGGAAGGGTAATATCCTTTTGACTTACGGGAATCCGGAGTCCGTTTACGTAGTGCCCCTTATTACGCGTTCAAGGGTCATCGGGGTGATCGCAACGGATGCCGTTGAAAAGGGAGGGGTTCCGGAGGCTACCCGTGAGACTCTGGAAATTTTTGCTCCCCAGATTGCGATCGCAATTGAAAACGCCAAGCTGTACCGGCGATTGAGCAAGCAGATGGAGGAACTCAGGCGTTCCCACGCCCTGTTGAGCCGGGCCGAAAAGTTTTCTTTCCTCGGCAACCTTTCAGCAAGGCTTGCCCATGAAATAAAGAATCCCATGACGGCCATCGGGACCTTTATCCAAATGCTTCCCCATAAGTACGACGACGAGGAGTTCCGAAACAATTTTTATAATATCGCCCTGGAAGAAACGGCCAGGGTAAACAACCTGATCACGGAACTCCTGGATCTCGTCAAGACCCATGAACCTCACTTCCAGTTGGAGGATCTCCATGATCTAATAAACCGGATGATCCTGTTGGTCTCCCCACAGAGCAATGCAAAGAAGATAAAGGTTTCCACTTTCTTTGATCCAGAGGTCGGGAGAATATGGATGGATTCGGAGAAAATGAAACAAGTTATTTTGAACCTCTTGTCCAACGCAGTGGAGTTCACACCGGAAGGAGGAAAGATTGATGTTACGACCCTGAAGACCCGTGATGGCCGATCCTCCGAAATAGTCCGCATAGAGATTCGGGACACGGGGATCGGCATCCCCCCGGAGAACTTAGAGAAGGTTTTCGATCCCTATTTCACAACCAAACACAAGAGCAGTATCCACAATGGAACGGGATTGGGTCTCTTTATCGCCCATAAGAATATGGAGGATCACAAAGGAAGCATCGAGGTGGACAGCAAGGTAAATGAAGGAACCGTGTTCACCCTGAGTCTCCCTCAAAATCCCTCCATGTCTTCTTCCACTCTGCCCCCGGGGAGGAATCATGAGGCTGGATTCTGTAAAGATCTATAG
- a CDS encoding sigma-54-dependent Fis family transcriptional regulator produces MINRKATILVVDDERGIRESFRMVLKDTYHVLFAATAKEALDTFIKSNIDLILLDILLPDASGLDLLDRFKSIDPNAEVIMVTAVKEIKTAVQAIKLGAYEYLVKPFVVEDVLNCIHRALEKHKLLKEVTYLRNELERYHPFEAIIGQDEKMKEVFDLVSTIAGSEGAVFIYGESGTGKELIARAIHNLSPRKDQPFVVINCAAIPSSLMESELFGHRKGAFTGATQTTMGKLEIADKGTVFLDDIDTLDINMQAKLLRVIQEKEFQKLGTTKVIKIDVRFLAATNKDVGDLISQGKFREDLYYRLNVFPITLPPLRKRKKDIPLLLDHFLELNAKRTGKPPKRFSKAAVKALTEYDWPGNVRELQNLVERAFTISKNSVIHFKELANFHTDKRPLKHLPLKKAVSHFEYEYISDVLEHVGNNRKRAAEILGIHRNTLLAKITELGINTGKKDEE; encoded by the coding sequence ATGATCAACCGAAAAGCCACCATTCTCGTCGTGGACGACGAACGCGGGATCCGCGAATCCTTCAGGATGGTCCTTAAAGACACCTATCATGTCCTTTTCGCGGCCACAGCCAAAGAGGCCCTCGACACCTTCATAAAAAGCAATATCGATTTGATTCTTTTGGACATCCTCCTGCCGGATGCAAGTGGCCTGGATCTCCTGGATCGTTTCAAATCCATCGATCCTAACGCGGAGGTCATCATGGTCACGGCAGTCAAGGAAATCAAAACGGCCGTTCAAGCAATCAAGCTGGGTGCTTATGAATACCTCGTGAAGCCCTTTGTAGTGGAAGACGTGCTGAACTGCATCCATAGGGCCTTGGAAAAGCACAAACTCTTAAAGGAAGTGACTTACCTCCGCAATGAACTTGAGCGGTATCATCCTTTTGAGGCTATCATAGGACAGGACGAAAAGATGAAGGAGGTGTTCGATCTTGTCTCCACCATTGCCGGGAGCGAAGGGGCCGTGTTTATTTACGGAGAAAGCGGCACGGGAAAGGAACTCATCGCCAGGGCGATCCACAACCTCAGCCCCAGAAAGGATCAACCCTTCGTGGTCATCAATTGCGCCGCTATCCCTTCTTCCCTCATGGAAAGCGAACTGTTCGGCCACAGAAAGGGCGCCTTCACCGGGGCTACCCAAACTACGATGGGCAAGCTGGAGATCGCTGACAAGGGGACGGTTTTCCTTGATGATATCGATACCTTGGACATCAACATGCAAGCTAAGCTGCTGCGGGTCATCCAGGAAAAAGAATTCCAGAAGCTGGGAACCACCAAGGTCATCAAGATAGACGTAAGGTTCCTGGCTGCTACCAACAAAGATGTGGGCGACCTCATTTCACAAGGGAAGTTCAGGGAAGATCTTTACTACCGCTTGAATGTGTTTCCCATCACACTCCCTCCCTTGCGAAAAAGAAAAAAAGACATTCCTCTCCTCCTGGACCATTTCCTGGAGCTTAATGCCAAGCGGACAGGGAAACCGCCCAAGAGGTTTTCCAAGGCCGCCGTAAAGGCCCTGACTGAATATGACTGGCCGGGCAATGTGAGGGAACTCCAGAACCTTGTCGAGCGGGCCTTCACGATTTCCAAGAACTCGGTCATTCATTTCAAGGAACTCGCTAATTTCCACACCGACAAAAGGCCCTTGAAGCACCTTCCCCTCAAAAAGGCCGTGAGTCATTTCGAATATGAGTATATCTCCGATGTCCTTGAGCACGTGGGAAACAACCGGAAAAGGGCGGCGGAAATCCTTGGGATCCACCGAAACACCCTGTTGGCGAAGATCACCGAGCTTGGTATCAATACAGGGAAAAAGGATGAGGAATAA